The Sphaerodactylus townsendi isolate TG3544 linkage group LG02, MPM_Stown_v2.3, whole genome shotgun sequence DNA segment TAAATCTTGttcgtctttaaggtgctactggactcgaatccagatcttctgctgcagaccaaacccggttatccacctgaaactatctttaagaaaaggagttACTCCTGAAATCTGTGGGTGGGGGACAGGAGAAACTCTGCATGGGACTGAAGGATAACACAGACACAAAGACCAAAAGGGAACCTGAAAACGCTACTTCTCCACTCGACAAGTGCTAATTCCAGCGTCTTTGTAgtgactatactctgtttcacagaaagatgatagttcggtcGGTTGAGTTGCAATGGCCAAGAAAACTGTaagcttccgcattagaatatagcccCAAACAAATattagaattatcattcattttcatgcaCAGCCTTGGTCAAAACTATTATGTTGCGCATTACTGAACGTGGTACTTTGATTTAAGAGTATGTATGTCGAAATGTGttttttactttcagactttcaaagggatttgggggggggggggaaggctaggTCAGCACTATAGAACCcgggtggagcattctacaacaaagactgtcaagcatgctttgttctatggCGGAGGAATGTGCatccctactatcatctttctgtggaacaaagtATAGGCATTTTGGTGGCTGGTGAGCACGTGAGGccatctcagaagaagaagaggaggaggaggaggaggaggaggaggagtttggatttatatcccccctttctctcctgcaggagactcaaaggggcttacaatctccttgcccttccccactcacaacaaacaccctgtgaggtgggtggggctgagagagctccgagaagctgtgactcgcccaaggtcacccagctggcgtgtgtgggagtgtgcaggctaatctgaattccccagagaagcctccacagctcaggtggcagagctgggaatcaaaccctgtcctccagattagatacacgagctcttaacctcctacgccactgctgctcctgaagaacaAGTTGTGAGCCTGAACATTCGCACACCTTGTGGAAAAACCACAGGTAAATGAACTGTGGTTAATAAATCAGTCTCAAACCTAGTTTGACAAACCCTAACTACCATCACTGCAGTGGCttacacttagaagaagaagagtttggatttataccccacctttctctcctgtaaggagactcaaggggggttacaaactcctttcccttcctctccccacaacagacagcctgtgaggtggggctgagagagttctgagaggactgtgactggcccaaggtcacccagcaggaatgtaggagtgcgggaaacacatctggtccaccagataagcctccgccactcaagtggaggagtggggaatcaaacccggttctccagattagaatccacctactcttaaccactacaccacactggctctcagcaatTTAGATGGTCACAAtaacacaggggtccccaacatggtgcccgggGGCGCCATGGCGCACGGCAACACTTCCTGATGCCAGAAGgacttttagaaaaaatggccagtattggggcggggctttggcccagcagttcttctgattggctgggaatATGGAAAAGACATCCTGTCAAATGGAGTTTCTGccagaaatgttgaagagttattgGAGTTGTACGTAGATCCAGTGTGGGGTTTAGTGATtaaaagaaccgggtttgattccccactcctccatatcagcagcggattcttatctggcgaatctgtttcctcactcctccacatgaagcctgctgggtgaccttgggccaatcccagttctgtcagaactctctcagccccacctgcctcacaaggtgtctgttgtggggagaggaagggaaaggagcttgtaagccgctttgaggcttatctggtagtccagatgtgtttccgcacttctacattcctgctgggtgaccttggccagtcacagtcctctcagaactctctcagccccaccaacctcacagggtgtctgttgtggggagaggaagggaaaggagcttgtaagccgctttgaggctccttaaagggagagaacaGTTAGGTATAAAGaccaattcttcctcttctgctcagCGCAGCGTGAAGGAATTTAGAGGGTAACGTGGTGGGAAGTGAAGATGCGCATCGTTTTTCTGCACTTCTCCCTCACCGTATGCTCAGACACTAATCTGTTTATCTCAGATCTCCCAAGTCCCCTTGGCAAAGAGTTATTTGCCACTCGAGAAGCAGAGCTGTGGATCCACGTACAATAAGCTCGCCCTCCGccctttttttttactaattcATATCTTTTGCTGTCCGAGACAAGCATGTTTCGGGAGAAGCGTCAAGCAGACAGGAGCTCAGCTGGCGTTTGCGTTTGTGATGTCAGAAAGGCTTTACGGTTGTAGCTGTGCCCAGAACAGCAATACTAGTGGTCTTATGGAAGCACAGGGGGTGGAGATATTTTTTTGTGGTTTGGAGCGGGCTGACCAGCACATCAGAATGTAGGAACCCACAATTAAAGAGCCAAGAACGTTGCTGTTTTTGTTGGAGCCCTGTTCCCTTTGCACGTCCTTCCCCACAATCTTGAAACCAGTTTGTGCGTTATGTGTTTTCAATGGCAGCATCTCAGGTCTGCAGTTACAATATTTAATGTGGGCCattctgtaagaacataagaaagaacataagaacaagcctgctggatcagaccagagtccatctagtccagctctctgctactcgcagtggcccaccaggtgcctttgggagctcacaggcaggatgtgaaagcaatggccttcagcggctgttgctcctgagcacctggtctgctaaggcatttgcaatctcagatcaaagaggatcaagattggtagccataaatcgactcctcctcctcctcctcctcgcgtGGAGACTCTTCTATGGCCTTTAAAGTACTTCCGTACTATGTACCTGGGTTCTTGCTGTAGTTTCGTATTCATTATCCGTTTTAATATTGATAATATTACGGCTGCTGTTTCTTATGATTTTATTATAGTGCTTTTACAGGTCTCTGGAGAAGCGGCGTATCGATTTTCTAAATAAAGACTATGACTGGCCATGCACACAGAGTCTTCCGATTCGGACGGTCACTGGCACTGTCTGTCTGCCTAGCTTCCTGCTTGGAACGTAACTTTCCTACATGACCCTGCGTTCGGCTGGACTTTCTCTGCTGCGGCTCTTATCTGACGGCGTGGCCCGCCCGAAGTCCGAAGGTTCCTGCTCTCctgactttctgcaaactatgtaaaactgaattattcaggggGGGCGTTTCTGCACAGGTAACACAGTTGCACTGTAAATCATGATTCACATAGTTTTGATGAAGGTGTCCGTGGCCGGAGTccactgactgttgtgggttttccctgtTTTGTTCTGGGGCAGCGCAGGCAGCAGAGAGCTCAAGTGTAAAACAGGAGGGCCCCGGCAGAATAAAATTTGCAAGAAATCAATACATAAACTGAGCCTCAAAGCTGCATGCCCAGTTGCTGACACacaaaataagaagaagaagagtttggatttatatccctcctttctctcctgcaggagactcaaaggggcttacaatctccttgcccttcccccctcacaacaaacaccctgtgaggtaggtggggctgagagagctccgagaagctgtgactagcccaaggtcacccagctggcgtgtgttggagtgcacaggctaatctgaattccccagataagcctccacagctcaggcggcagagctgggaatcaaacccggttcctccagattagatacacgagcgcttaacctcctacgccactgctgctcactcctAATAAAACTCCTAATTCAAATTCCGGGGGGAAAGACCAAGATTCGAATGCCGCCGTgccatcaaaaccagcaacatttCTAGAGTGCAAGCTTTCGAGATTCagagttccctttgtcagatattgGCTGAAGGttgctttgactctcgaaagctaaatccctggaaatcttgctgggcttttaagtgctgccaagtttgAGCCTTGCTCTTCCATGGCAAACTGATTGGGCTACCCAACTGGACCTATGTTAATGGATCATTGCTATGAACTGCTTAGCTGTTTAGCAGGAGGTTGCGATATGCTGTAGTCTTCCTTATAGAAGAGGAAGTCGCCTTATAGAAGAGGAAGTATGCCCACTTGGATTATTTGTTAGGTTAGGATTGACGTCTTTGTTAAATGTTGCTATTATTATGCTGGCATGTGTCATCTATGTGtactgttatgattattgttaccTTTTTACattgttagaacataagaacatcagaaagagcctgctggaacagaccagagtccatctagtccagcgctctgctactcgcagtggcccaccaggtgcctttgggagctcacatgcaggatgtgaaagcaatggccttctgctgctgctgctgctcctgagcacctggtctgctaaggcatttgcaatctcagatcaaggaggatcaagattgggagccgtagatcgacttctcctccataaatctgtccaagccccttttcaagctatccaggttagcggccatcaccacctcctgtggcagcatattccaaacaactaATCCCAGAAAAAGTGTGGCGCACAGGCAGGCTAATCTAAATCCTCACAATAGTCACAGGAATCCAATATTTTCTTATCACTTTTATATTCGTTCTTATGAcataaaagagaaagagagaaaaacttttctctgtcaacattttctgccccatgcataattttatagacttcaatcatatccctcctcagatgtctcctcgcTGCAGACCCTCCTGTTACATTATATGCTAACGTGCTACGTTTATTGATGTTTTCCATTGTATGCTTATGATAGCTTTATAATgtgtaatgttatgattattgctaATTGCTGATTACACTGTTTTGTCTGATATCTTGCTATTCATAATGTTATGCTTACTTGATGCTGTTGATCGTCTGTCCCTAATTGATGTTGATGTTTTGACTGCtgaaattgttatttttgttgtgcaccgcccagaggtgggacccagcaggttctcaccagttcccgagagtgggttactaattctttgtgtgtgccgagagggggttactaattgggtccgcttttccatctccacaccttcgcctccccgagaggcatcctgcctttgaacgtgaaggttccgtatagcaattgcgactaataacgtcactccctgaactgggttaatcccttccaggtactgcaattcattgattctcagcctttcgtaccttttatctcaccagtctctatccaagaacctgtgtgtttcaccattgctgtgttcagatttgtgagttggggcattttctataatgtgatgatgatttagaaatgacctggtgcaaaaaaattttggggggttcgtggtggggtggctgcccatgggggggcatccaactcagtttttgcccagggctcaggtttgcctctgccccctttgccgggggggggggggggctggcgagggaacctgttactaaaatttttggatcccaccactgacaccgccctgagccttttagGGGAGGGCGctttataaattaaatatatgataTACGGTACAATAAAAAGCTGGGTTTTGACCTGGTGcctgaaagaaagcaaagaaggCAGTCGTCTCGATTACGCTTATACCGAAGAACTTCAAAATGGACGGTAGCCTTTGACTTTTGGTAGACCAACAAGGCAGGATTGCAGCCCCAACAGCTCAGTCTAGCACATAATTTcgttgtactgtcgaaggcttttgtggctggaatcagctggctgtcgtgggtttATCCGGCGGTGTGGCagtggtccggtagtttttgctcttgacatttcacccacatccgtggctggcatctccagaggcatgacACAGTATAACGTGTTTCGCTCTTGAGAGAAACACATTTCGCTGTGACCTGCCTCTCaagatgacagccatagatgaaggcgaaacgttgggGGCCgacactaccagaccacggccacccaggcCGAAAAACCCACTACAGCCACAACTGGGAGAAGGTATGACTGGGATTTGtctgggaagaaggaggaggaggaggaggaggaggaggaggaggaggaggaggaggaggaggaggaggaggaggaggaggaagaggaggattttggatttatacccccccctttctctcctgtaaggagactcaaaggggctggaagAGAAACAGGAACCGGGTTAGCCAAACCCCAACAAAAACTTGCACAAGGAAGCGTATTAAATTGGATCTAAAATTAAATTGTATTAAGTGGACCATGAATGAGTAGAAACGGACTATGTTTCAACAGTATTTATTGGACATTTCACAtgatttctgttcattgattgctgactagtatATGAGTAATAGTTATTACAGTTCATCAATTTAATATGcttccttgtgctgtggcaagtttttgtttgggtttGGCTAACCCGGTTCCTGTTTCTCTTCCATTCTGCTATCTTGCCCTTTCTTTTCCaccaactcaaaggggctgacaatctccttgcccttccccctcccccatcaaacaccctgtgaaatgggtggggttgagtgagctccgaagaactgtgactagcccaaggtcacccaactggcgtgtgttggagtgcacaagctaatctagttccccagataagcctccatagctcaagtggcagagctcaagtggcagctcCAGtggcaaacccagttctccagattagagtacacctgctcttaaccactacgccactgctagcagGAGCGCCcctccttccccgtcccactTCAAACAACTGGAATGCCCTCAAATGAGCAGTGACCAAAATATCCTCCACTCTGGTGACCAAATGCTACAACGGCGCCCACTTACTTGTCCCTGTGCTGGTTCCGATAGTGTTGATGGTTGTGGGGACGGAGGAAGAGGAGTAGAGGGGCAGGTGGCCGTTCTCGCACCccagatttttatcctgccagcTGGAGGCGTTCACGCATATGCCGGAGTCCCGCGAACTCTGCCACCCGTTCAGCTTATCGTCCGAGTTCTGTCTTTGGTGATAATAGTGCGACTGCCCGTAATCCACCGAGTCGGACCGGCCTCGGTTCTGGCCGCCGAAGGTCCCCGACGTGCGATCCTCCAAGTGGTTCAGCCACATGGCCAGAGCGCTCCGGTCCTCCAGGGACGTGGCGGGGTGTATCAAGGCGTAGGAGAGGAGCTGCCGGCTCTCCTCGATGTGCTGGTTGTGTTCAATCGAGTGGGCCAGGATTTTCGggagcagcttcatgtattccaCTTTCGCCTCCATGTTGCCCGGCTTCAGCAAAGGCAGATGAGTGAGGAGGAGAGAAATCACTTTGTCCTTTGATTGCTGCTGCCACTGGTTAATGATTCCTGTTGGGCCAGAGGGGGGAAAATACACAGAAGTTGAGAAATCAGAAGACAAACAACAAGATGCAAACATGGTCCATTTTAGGCAGTTTTGCACCACTAGTCCCTCAAGATAAGAAACCCCTAACATGGGAAATAGGGGGAAAGGTTAAATAGTaggcacaggcagtggtgggatccaaaaattttagtaacaggttcccatggtggtgggattcaaactgtggcgtagcacgacgggggcgtggccgggcattccgggggcggggcattcctgggcggggctgtggcaaggacgcagccgctgcgccggtccttgggcgggaaacgaatgcacgcaggcgcaggctgccacgcacgccggtgcacctcctgctagactgcttcacgttctgcgcgctgctgctgagaggaggggcgtaactaaggcaaaaatcacgtggcaaaatcacccattagtaattccctctcggcacacacaaataattagtaacctactctcgggaacctgtgagaacctgctggatcccacccctgggcacaggcatatctagggaaaatgtgcccggtgcaaaatctgagttttccgccccctcccatatgggtggccgccctccctcaccacgaccaaacgtttgtcttgaagtcaatgtatagacccggaggagaggaggagagtcgGAGGAGCcgactttctgcccccccccacgtgactaaatggcagcagcctgcagacatttgtccccatatgccCCCCTGGCCGGTACGCCCCTAGTAGTAGAGCATATTGGCCAACTGTCTGcaaattttgaagggggggggcactttcccACATCCCCTTTCTggttcttttatttattcatgaCATTTAAATCCTGTCTTTCTCACTGAATCCATGTTGATTTATAAACCACACTGAATCGGATCCACGGTGATTTGTA contains these protein-coding regions:
- the SAMD4A gene encoding protein Smaug homolog 1 → MMFRDQVGVLAGWFKGWNECEQTVALLSLLKRVTRSQARFLQLCLEHSLADCTELHILENEANSPGIINQWQQQSKDKVISLLLTHLPLLKPGNMEAKVEYMKLLPKILAHSIEHNQHIEESRQLLSYALIHPATSLEDRSALAMWLNHLEDRTSGTFGGQNRGRSDSVDYGQSHYYHQRQNSDDKLNGWQSSRDSGICVNASSWQDKNLGCENGHLPLYSSSSVPTTINTIGTSTGTRTRSLLPSWGVFRSAPLAGFLRHSPPKQRSACCFPPLACHSVPSVPSLRKQSVSQAQVTGDPSRGQFFQQQHLRPPASVTPTCSDFIP